From the Ralstonia wenshanensis genome, the window TTCATACGGCGCTGCCACGAGGCCGGCCAGTTGCGCCCCACGCCGCTGATCCTGCGATACGGCCCCGGCGACTACAACTGCCTGCATCAGGACCTCTACGGCGAGCACGTCTTTCCGCTGCAGGTGGCCATCCTGCTGTCTGAACCCGGCGTCGATTTCACCGGCGGCGAATTCGTCACGACGGAGCAGCGCCCACGGATGCAGTCTCGGCCCGAGGTCGTGCCACTGCGTAAAGGCGATGGCGTGATCTTTGCAGTGCACCATCGCCCCGTACAAGGTACGCGCGGCACGTACCGCGTGAACATGCGCCACGGTGTGAGCCGCCTGCGCTCTGGCCAGCGGCATACTGTGGGGATCATCTTCCACGACGCGCTATAGCCAGCTCACCATGACGACCGGGGACCTGTTTGCCGACCATGCACCCGCCGAAGACGCGCGCATCGCGCTCGGCGAGGCGGCCTTTGTTTTCCGTGGCTTAGCGCTGGCAGAAGCACCGGCCCTGCTGGCGGCGGTGGACGCCATCGAGCAGCGGGCAGCGTTTCGTCACATGGTCACGCCGGGCGGCTTCGAGATGTCGGTCGCGCTCACCAACAGCGGCACGCTGGGCTGGACCTCAGACCGCCGCGGCTACCGCTATGCCACGCACGACCCGCTTACGGGAGCCGCGTGGCCGCCACTGCCCGATGTGTTCCTACGCTTGGCGCGTAACGCCGCCGCTGAAG encodes:
- a CDS encoding 2OG-Fe(II) oxygenase; its protein translation is MPPSTAAAHVSAGHRPTLDGIDWHAVEDALNEVGSAVLPGLLTHDACDALTALYSQDRLYRSRVVMERHGFGRGEYQYFAYPLPDLIAQLRTSLYPPLANIANRWNQAMDIDVRYPAKHADFIRRCHEAGQLRPTPLILRYGPGDYNCLHQDLYGEHVFPLQVAILLSEPGVDFTGGEFVTTEQRPRMQSRPEVVPLRKGDGVIFAVHHRPVQGTRGTYRVNMRHGVSRLRSGQRHTVGIIFHDAL
- the alkB gene encoding DNA oxidative demethylase AlkB; the protein is MTTGDLFADHAPAEDARIALGEAAFVFRGLALAEAPALLAAVDAIEQRAAFRHMVTPGGFEMSVALTNSGTLGWTSDRRGYRYATHDPLTGAAWPPLPDVFLRLARNAAAEAGFPGFTPDACLINRYVPGARMSLHQDKDEQDYGAPIVSVSLGMPAVFLFGGHRRADKAQRIPLFHGDVVVWGGPDRLRYHGVAPLKDHPHALLGSQRINLTFRKAG